The DNA sequence AGATTGCTCGTCTGCTCTTCTGGAAACTGACTCAGATACCTTTTTCACAGAAAGATTGATTCTTTGAAACGAATCTCCTAAATCTTTTGCAGCATGAAAAACAGAATTGAGTGCATCAGATTTTCGTTGCATATCATCAGCTAAAATATTTGTCTTATGTATTAATTCCTTCGATTCCTTCGTTACACTATCCACCTGTTTTTCTAGACTTTCAACAGTATTGGATAAACTGATCATGGTTGCTTTCATCGCAACGAGTGTTCTAATTAAATAATACACTAAAAATGCAAATGAAACAGCTATAATAGCTACACTTACATATATAATCCACTCCATGACTTTTTAACACCTCCGATTTACATTTATGCTTGTCCAGTAAAAAAATGATGTACAACGCTACTATACATTATTCTACATTTTTTTATCACAAACTTCCAAAAAATATGAACGAAATTCTCATATTTCATAGCATATATAATAAAATCACCCGTCAATCACGCACATTACTAGTTAAAACGTCAAATTAAGTGTAGAATAAACACTATCATACGATTTCAAGGAGGTACAGAATGAGAGATCCACGCATTCAAGTATTAGCTAAAAATTTAATTAACTATTCTGTAAACCTACAAAAGGGAGAAAAAATCCTTATTGAAAACTTTGGCATTCAAAAGGAATTAGTAAACGCGCTAGTAGAAGAAGCGTATCAAGCAGGTGGTTTACCATTCGTTTCCCTAAAAGAACACGAAGTAAACCGGTCTTTACTTATAGGTGCGACTTCTGAACAGCAACAATTAACAGCTCAGTTCGAAGCAACGGTAATGAAAGAGATGGATGCCTATATTGGATTGCGCGCTGGTGACAATATAAATGAGCTTTCTGATGTCCCGGATGAGCAAATGGCTTTACACCAAAAGACAGTTGGAACAAAGGTACATAGAGAAATAAGAGTCCCAAAAACAAAGTGGGTAGTTCTACGTTATCCGAGCTCATCAATGGCACAGCTAGCAAAAATGAGTACTACAGGTTTTGAAGATTTTTATTTTAACGTCTGTAATCTAGATTATGGAAAAATGGATAATGCGATGGACGCTTTAGTGAAGAGAATGAATAACACTGATCAAGTACGAATTACTGGTGAAGGAACTGATTTAACTTTTTCTATAAAAGATATTCCTGCAATTAAGTGTGCCGGACGTCTTAACATTCCAGATGGTGAGGTTTATACAGCACCAGTGAAAAACTCCGTAAATGGGACAATTACGTATAATACAGCTTCACCTTATCAAGGCTTCACATTTGAAAACATAAGATTTACATTTGAAAATGGTAAAATTGTTAATGCGACTTCAAATAACAATGAAAAGATCAATGCTATTCTCGATACAGATGAAGGTGCCCGTTATATCGGTGAATTTGCTATTGGGGTAAATCCTTATATTTCACATCCGATGCAAGATATTTTATTCGACGAGAAAATTGATGGCAGTTTCCATTTCACGCCTGGTCAAGCGTATGATAATGCCTATAATGGTAATGATTCAGCTGTACACTGGGATATTGTAAACATCCAACGCCCTGAATACGGTGGTGGTAACATCTATTTTGACGGTGAGCTTATTCGTGAAAATGGCCGATTTGTAGTGAAGGATTTAGAATCGCTAAATCCAGAAAATTTAAAGTAAGAGAGTGACTCATAAGGGCTAATTTTTCCCTTTTGAGTCACCCGCTCTATTTTTAAGGGAGACTCAATTGGTTAAAATCAACCTTTTGAGTCTCCCTCTTCATTTTTTTAAATATTATTGTTTACTTTTTAAGCAGTTTTCATATGCTTGTTGGAACTTCTGGACGTCGCCTGCTCCCATAAATAAAATTACTGCGTCTTCATACTTGCTAAGTTGATCTATCGTTTCTTCAGAAATCGTTGAAGCATCTGGAATAAGCTCTAACAAATCTTGAATGGATAGGTCACCTTTGTTTTCTCTAGCTGATGAGAAGATATCACAAAGAAAAACTTTATCTGCAGCTTGTAAACAATTAGCAAACTCGTCTAGAAATGTTTTTGTTCTTGTAAATGTATGTGGTTGGAATACAGCAATTACTTCTCGATTAGGGTATTTCTTTCTTGTTGCATCGATAGTCACTGCAATTTCAGTAGGATGATGTGCATAATCATCAATCAATACTTGATTTCCTACCAGCTTTTCACTAAAGCGTCTTTTTACACCAGAGAACGTTATTAACCTGGATTGAATAATGTTGATATCGACTTCTTCATACTTACAGAGTGCAATAACAGCTAATGCGTTAAGTACATTATGTTTTCCATAACCAGGTATTGTAAACGATCCATAAAATGAACTTCGTACATAAACGTCAAAATGAGTACCATTTTCATCAGAACGTATATTTTTTCCACAAAAATCATGTTCTTCATTAAATCCATAATAAACTACTGGCACTTGGGCATTTAACTGTTGTAAGTAGTTATCATCACCACAAGCAATAATCCCTTTTTTCACCTGCATTGCCATTTCTTGAAATGCATCAAATACATCTTGAACACCACTAAAGTAATCTGGGTGGTCAAAGTCAATATTCGTCATTATGGCATAGTCAGGACTATAATGGAGGAAATGCCTACGATATTCACAAGCCTCAAAGACGAAATATTCGCTATCTTTTTCACCTTTGCCAGTTCCATCACCAATAAGGTAGGAGGTAGGCTTAGCCTCTTGTAATACGTGCGCTAATAACCCCGTAGTTGAAGTTTTACCATGGCTACCGGTTACAGCAATACTCGTAAATTGCTGTATAAATTCACCTAAGAAATTTGGGTATTTATTAACAGGAATGTTTTGCTCCATCGCTGCTTTAATTTCCTCATTTTCTTCGTTGTAAGCAGGAGAGGCAATTAATGTTTGCCCTTCCACAATATTTTCCTTTTGAAAAGGGAATAAAGGAATCCCCTTTTGCTCTAACGGCTTTTGCGTAAAAAAGACTTTATTAACGTCAGATCCTTGTACATTGTAATCCATGTCACTTAATATTTGCGCCAATGCGCTCATTCCCGAACCTTTAATTCCAATAAAATGATAAGTTGTCATGTTTGAACCTCCATAAATCCTATGGTTCTGAGGCAAAAATTGCACCTCATATCGTTAAATTATATGCCTATTTCAATAATGTGCGATTAAAATTTTACATACTAACACATTATAGCAAAAATTTATAGGCGATACCACGCAATATTTTTACACATTACATATCCCTTTTTTACATGTCCTCATAG is a window from the Evansella cellulosilytica DSM 2522 genome containing:
- a CDS encoding DUF948 domain-containing protein, with the protein product MEWIIYVSVAIIAVSFAFLVYYLIRTLVAMKATMISLSNTVESLEKQVDSVTKESKELIHKTNILADDMQRKSDALNSVFHAAKDLGDSFQRINLSVKKVSESVSRRADEQSDQIAQAVKWGNVALQFWEKWRAKKSQMDNEKQEEK
- the murC gene encoding UDP-N-acetylmuramate--L-alanine ligase — its product is MTTYHFIGIKGSGMSALAQILSDMDYNVQGSDVNKVFFTQKPLEQKGIPLFPFQKENIVEGQTLIASPAYNEENEEIKAAMEQNIPVNKYPNFLGEFIQQFTSIAVTGSHGKTSTTGLLAHVLQEAKPTSYLIGDGTGKGEKDSEYFVFEACEYRRHFLHYSPDYAIMTNIDFDHPDYFSGVQDVFDAFQEMAMQVKKGIIACGDDNYLQQLNAQVPVVYYGFNEEHDFCGKNIRSDENGTHFDVYVRSSFYGSFTIPGYGKHNVLNALAVIALCKYEEVDINIIQSRLITFSGVKRRFSEKLVGNQVLIDDYAHHPTEIAVTIDATRKKYPNREVIAVFQPHTFTRTKTFLDEFANCLQAADKVFLCDIFSSARENKGDLSIQDLLELIPDASTISEETIDQLSKYEDAVILFMGAGDVQKFQQAYENCLKSKQ
- a CDS encoding aminopeptidase → MRDPRIQVLAKNLINYSVNLQKGEKILIENFGIQKELVNALVEEAYQAGGLPFVSLKEHEVNRSLLIGATSEQQQLTAQFEATVMKEMDAYIGLRAGDNINELSDVPDEQMALHQKTVGTKVHREIRVPKTKWVVLRYPSSSMAQLAKMSTTGFEDFYFNVCNLDYGKMDNAMDALVKRMNNTDQVRITGEGTDLTFSIKDIPAIKCAGRLNIPDGEVYTAPVKNSVNGTITYNTASPYQGFTFENIRFTFENGKIVNATSNNNEKINAILDTDEGARYIGEFAIGVNPYISHPMQDILFDEKIDGSFHFTPGQAYDNAYNGNDSAVHWDIVNIQRPEYGGGNIYFDGELIRENGRFVVKDLESLNPENLK